Proteins encoded by one window of Microcebus murinus isolate Inina chromosome 2, M.murinus_Inina_mat1.0, whole genome shotgun sequence:
- the FAM131C gene encoding protein FAM131C has product MGSCVSRDLFTSAHKDVPMPRGMDALNPDLPSGHPPSIAPDHVTGKDKQMDFCWDPWQRCFQTTNGYLSNSRSCSSNYNVAALATSSLVGVVQSIKDHITKPTAMARGRVAHLIEWKGWSAQRSGWELSPAEDEHYCCLPDELREARFAAGVAEQFAITEATLSAWSSLDDEELQLGSSPRDAVQLQDLESIHLQDSLPSGPSQDDSLLALSSPDAWPSPEEPPITAAGPQPPSPAQQHRQRLPGALGPEGGARPPGSLPSLDSGSLWEEDEVFYN; this is encoded by the exons ATCTGTTCACAAGTGCCCACAAGGACGTCCCCATGCCCCGGGGCATGGACGCCCTGAACCCAGACCTGCCCTCCGGCCACCCACCGTCCATTGCTCCAGACCATGTCACTGGCAAG GACAAACAGATGGATTTCTGTTGGGATCCTTGGCAG AGGTGCTTCCAGACCACCAACGGCTACCTGTCCAACTCCAGATCCTGCTCCAGCAACTACAACGTGGCAGCCCTGGCCACCTCGTCCCTCGTGG GCGTGGTGCAGAGCATCAAGGACCACATCACGAAGCCCACGGCCATGGCCCGAGGCCGCGTGGCCCACCTCATCGAGTGGAAGGGCTGGAGTGCCCAGCGGTCGGGCTGGGAGCTGTCCCCGGCCGAGGACGAGCATTACTGCTGCCTCCCGGACGAGCTGCGCGAGGCCCGCTTTGCGGCAG GGGTTGCTGAGCAGTTTGCCATCACGGAGGCCACGCTGAGCGCCTGGTCCTCGCTGGACGACGAGGAGCTGCAGCTCGGGAGCAGCCCCCGGGACGCCGTCCAGCTCCAGG ACCTGGAGAGCATCCACCTGCAGGACAGCCTCCCCAGCGGCCCCTCACAGGACGACAGCCTTCTGGCCCTCTCCTCCCCCGATGCCTGGCCCTCTCCCGAGGAGCCCCCCATCACGGCCGCCGGCCCgcagccccccagcccagcacagcAGCACCGGCAGCGGCTGCCAGGGGCCCTGGGGCCCGAGGGGGGGGCCCGCCCGCCGGGCTCCCTGCCGTCGCTGGACAGCGGCTCCCTGTGGGAGGAGGACGAGGTGTTCTACAACTGA